The window GGCGCTACCGTATCGGCAACGCTCAGCGGAGCAGTGACCATCACGGGCACCGGGGCAGCCTTTGGATTTCGCAATTATGGCGTGCGCGTTGAAGGAACCGGCACGAAGGTCAGCACCGAGTCTGGCTTGCTCACCTTCAAGGGATACGGCGGCGGCAGCAGCTCTACCTCCGTACCCAACTCTTACAATCACGGCGTGACGATTGGTAACGACGGCCAGGTGACGACGGTCGATGGTGGGATCACGATCACCGGCACCGGCGGTGGACGGAGTTCGAATGAGCGCGGCGTACAAATCTTCGGCGCTGGACTTGTTTCGGCCACCGGCAGCGGCGCCGTTTCCATTTCCGGCACCGGCAGCGCAACTTCCACTTACAATTCTCCTGGTGTGTTGATCAGTGACACCGATACGAAGGTGAGCACTCAAACGGGATTGCTGACAATCACCGGCACGGGTGGCGGAACGAATCCAAGTGGCGCCACCAACAATAACGTTGGTGTGAAGATCGACCTCGGTGCTCAGACGACGGCTGGCGCCGGCGGCATTTCGATGAACGGCACTGGCAAGGGAACGGGAAGTGCCGATCACGGCGTGATGATTACGGGCGGATCGCTCGTGCAGACAACTTCCACCGGCAACATCAACATCCAAGGGACAGGCGCGGGGAGCAGCAGCAGTTCCGGAGTGTTCATCAGCGGGAGCCGGCTCATCGCCGCGGACGGTGCAGTCACCATGACCGGTACGGCGGGGAGTGGCAGTGGAACGCAGAACCAAGGTGTGTCGCTGTTCAATGCGATCGTGACTTCCAGCGGAGCAGTTTCGATTGCTGGCACGGGTGGAGCGAGCTCTTCTGGTAGTTCTAACGACGGTGTGCTCATCCAAGCCACGGCGATTACATCGACTGTCGCCTCGGCGAACGCGCCGATCATCACGGGGACGAACGGTGCGGGGAGCAACTCCGTTCGCTTCGTCACCACTGCGACGCCCAACACGCTGAATCTGACGCTGGGCCTGGCTCCCTCAGCGGGGACGCAACTGGGCATTATTCACGTGAATGGCAATGGCATCAGCGGCACGTTTGGCAACATTGCCGATAACTCGACGGTGACACTTCCCTACAACAGCGTGAACAACCTCTTCTACTCCGACTACACCAGCGGCGCGAACGGCAAGGACTTCACGCTGACGGTGAATGCGGCGCCGACGATCAACAGCTCAATAGTCGCGATTGCCCCGACCACGGAAGATGCAATCTCGGCGGTGGCGGGTGTTTCCTCGATGCTGGGCTTATTGAACTACTCCGATACGGCGGTGGCGGGCCTCTCTGGTATTGCCGTAATCAGCAGCACTGGCAACGGCGACTGGCAATACACGACCGACGGAAACACCTGGACGTCGTTTGGAACGACGACGACCGCGCAGTCGCTGCTGCTGAGCAGCGGCTCACAAGTTCGCTATGTGCCTGACCAGATCAATGGCGAAGATCCGAGCTTTACGTTCCGCGGGTGGGATCAGACATCAGGGGTACCATCGGCCTATTCGCTGCCCAGCCGTGCGAATACGACCGCAACCGGTGGCTCCACAGCTTTTTCGGTGCAGTCGGCCAATTTTCGAGTCAGCGTGACCTCGATCAATGATGCTCCGACGGCGACCATCATGCCGACGAGCTACAGCGTGGGTGAACAAACAACGTTGAACTTGAAAAACAACGGCCTGGCGGTGGCCGACGTCGATGCCTTCGGTGGCAGCGTCACGGTGACGTTGTCGGTGACGGAAGGAACACTCACTGCCTCGGCTGGTATGAGTGAGGCAACTGTTTCGGATAGCGGAACAGGAAGTATCACGATCAAGGGAACCATCGCTCAGATCAACGCACTGCTGAGTTCCGACAGCACGAGCACGCTTAGTTACTTCAACAGCTCCGACGCGCCGAACCCAGCCGTCACGCTCACTCTGTCGATCAACGACGAGGGGAACACCGGCGGCAGTGCGTTGACTGGCAGCGATACGGCGACGATCAATATTGCTGCCCAGAACGATGCGCCGACGGCGACGATCGCCTGGAGTAGCGTCGATGTGAATGAAAATTTCACATACGACTTGAAGAATAATGGCTTGTCGGTGGGCGATGTCGATGCGGGGAGCAATGCCGTCACGGTGACGTTGACTGTTACCGACGGAATTTTGAACGTCACGGCGGGAGGCAGTGGCGCGATGGTTTCGGGCAGCGGCACGGCCAGCGTGACAATCGTCGGGACAATCGCGAAGATCAATGCGTTGCTCAACACCGATGCGACGAGCACCGTTGTCCACGTCAACAACAACGACGCCCCAAGCAGTCACACGACATTGACGCTGGCGATCGACGACGGTGGCAACACAGGGACCGGCGACTCGCTTAGTGCCAGCGACACGGCGACGTTCAACATCTCGGCAGTGAACGATCCGCCGACAGCAACGATCACACCGTCGACTTACAACGCGTCGGAACAGACCATTTTGAATTTGAAGAACAGCGGCCTGACCGTCAGCGATCCCGACGCCGGCAGCGGCAGCATGACGGTGACACTCACGGTCACCGAAGGAACACTCTCGTCAACTGCCGGCACGAGTGGGGCGACTATTTCGGATAGCGGAACAGGGAGTGTCACGATCAAGGGCACGATCGCCCAGATCAACGCGCTGCTGAATAGCGACGGCACGAGCACGCTCAGCTACTTCAACAATCTGGACGCGCCGAGCCCAGCCGTTACGCTCACTTTGTCGATTAATGACAACGGCAATACCGGCGGCGATGCGCTGACGGGCAGCGACACGGCGACGATCAACATTGCCGCGCAGAACGATCCGCCAACCTTGAATCCTGCCGGCCCGATTTCACTTCCCGAATTCACCAGTAATGGCACCACGGTCGTATCGCTTTCGGCGAGCGATCCCGACGGCACGACATCCTTCAACTGGTCGATCGTGGATGGAGACACCGACGGCGCTTTCTCCATCAGCAATACTGGCGTCATTGCCGTTTCCAATAGCAGCGCGCTGGTCTTCGCCACCAATCCGACGTTCAACCTGCGGGTGCAAGTCAGCGATGGCGAATTGAGCGATACCAAGATCATCGTCATCAACCTGACCGAAGTCGATAAATTCGACTTCGGCGATGCGCCGGCCAGCTACGGGATTGCTCAGCACCTGGCCATCAACGGCGGAGTGAAGTTGGGTGCGCTGCGTGATACAGAAAATGCTTCGCAGTTCAGCGCGAATGCTACCGGCGACGACACGAACGGCGTGGATGATGAAGATGGCGTGACGTTCGGCTCGACAACATTGGTGCCGAGGTTCAATTCGACGATCACCATCAATGCCAGCGCGGCGGGTGTTGTGGATGCTTGGATCGATTTTAATCGCAACAACATCTTCGATTCGAATGAACGGGTTGCCAGCGGCTTGAACGTTGCTTCAGGCTTGAACACGCTAATCGTGACAGTTCCCGATAGTGCGGTCGCAGGAACGACTTTCGCACGCTTCCGCATCAGTTCGACGAGCGTTAGCTCTCCGACTGGTCTCGCCAACAGTGGCGAAGTGGAAGACTACCAACTCACGATTCAACCGCTCGCGCCAGGTTCTGCACAGGTCATCGATGATCCGGAGAATCCCGGCCCATCGAATCCTGATGTGCTTGTCATCAATGGCCGTGACAATGTGAACGACGCGATCGTCGTGCGCACGACTGCCACAGGTGTGGTGACGGTCTACATCGCGCCGAATCTTGCTGTCGGCAATTTCCAACTCGCTTCATTTGGTCGAATCGTCATTTACGGCGGCTCGGGCAATGATTCGATCGTCGTCGAATCGACAGCAGCCAAGCCGATCACCAAAGCCACCACCATCTATGGCGACGCGGGCAATGATACGATCTCGGGCGGCAGCGGTCCCGATACGATCATCGGTGGCGATGGCGCCGATACAATGGCTGGCAATGCCGGCAACGATATTTTCATCGGTGGAGCCGGCAACGATAACATCGTCGGCGGTGCTGACTTTGATCGGATCATCGAGCAGCCGGGCGCGGCGATCATCACCGCGACGAACCTGCGGTTGGGATTGTTCGCCGATACTTACAGCCAAATTGAGCAAATCGAGTTGACCGGCACGACTGGTGCTGACAATCTCGTCTTTAGCAATGTGACCGCCAATGTGCTGATCAACGGCCAAGGTGGCAACGATACGCTGATGTACATCGGCGACGGCAACTTCGTGCTGACCGATGCTCTGCTGACGCGCACTGCCGGAACGGCCGTTTCGACGGTGACCATGGCTGGCATTACTGAAGCAACGCTGACTGGTGGTGCGACCAACAACAAGTTCACCGTCACCGGCTGGTCTCGGCCGCTGACCGTGAATGGGGCGGGTGGCACCGATACGATCGAAGCCGCCGGCAGCGACAACTTCACGCTCACGCCCACGCTATTGCAGCGAACCGGCAAACCAAGCATCAATCTCAGTGCCGTCGAAGATGCAGTCCTCACGTCGACGACGGGCGCGGTCGATAGCAAATTCACCATCGACAATTGGCTGGGCACAGCCAACCTGGCTGCCGGCGCTGGCACCGACACGCTCACGGTGATCGACAACGGCTCGTCGACGACGTTGAGCAATACGAGCGTCACGCGGACGGGACGGGGAACGATCACGCACAACGGATTTGAAGCCGCCGAACTCATCGGCGGCGCCGCGGCGAACACCATGAACGCCTCGACGTTCAGCGGCAAGTTGCTGATCGACGGCCAAGGTGGCAACGACACGTTGACGAGCGGGGCCGGCACGGCCATCGTGCTTGGTGGTGAAGGAAACGATACGCTCGCGGCCGGCAGCGGCCCGGCAGTGCTCGTCGGCGGCAACGGCAATGACACGCTCAAGGTCACTGGCGTCCCCACGGCAGGAGTAAATGCCGGTCACGCGATCCTGATCGGCGGCGCGGGAGTCGACAACCTGACCGGCGGCCTCGGCCAGGACCTGCTCATCGATAGCTCGACCGACTTCGATCTGCAGATCGCCGAGCTCGCCAATCTGCTCGCCCACTGGACTATCAATGCTCCGTACGCAACGCGGTCAGTTCAACTGGCGTCGGATCTCGATGGCCAACTCAACCCCGACGGCGTTGTTGATACGCTGACCGGCGGCAGCACAGCTCTCGATTTGTTTTTCGCCAATCTGACTGGTTCGGTTTTGACGAAAGATAAACTACCGGATCTGAACAAACCTGGGACTGAGATTGCGAAAAACAACATTTGACGCATCGTCGATCAACTGACCGCTGGTGACTTCACCGAGTCTCGGATAGCGGCGGGATTCAGCGACATCCAGATCGCGCTTCGGCGTATGTCTGTGTGGCGGCTACGTGGTCCAGAATCTCTCAAAAAACAGGCCGAACGTGATTGATTGCGTTTGGCCTGTTTTGTTTCTTGTTCGTTTCTGCTGGGCTATGCGTGCTGTTTTCGCTTGGCCACCTTCTTCGGGGCTTTTCGTTTCGCCGCTTGAGCGGGCGAGTCTCCCTGGCCACGGCTGGCGCGGACCATGCGTTCTTCACCGACAGCGGGAACGCCGTTTTGCAGTAGTTGCTCTTTGCGGTGCATCATTTTTTCGGCCAGTGCGGCGAAGTCGACCTTCACGCCTTTGGCCTTCGGCAGCATTTCGTTTTCTTCTTCCTTGATGTGATGGCGGATGTTTTCGGCGAGCACCGTAAACTTGGCGTCGAAGTGGCTTTCGGAGCCGTCCATCGCGTCGAGTTCGGCGATCAGCAATTTCGCCACGTGATGCTCCTCGTCGGCTTCGTTCATGATCTCTTTGCCGATCGGCTTGCGCACGGCAGGGTAGAAGATTTCTTCTTCGATGGCAGCGTGAACTTTGAGTTCGGTAAGTACCTCGCGCACGATCTTACGCTTGGCCGGGCGAGTCTTCGCGGTTTCGAATTGAGCGAAGAGTTTCTTCACGCGGTCGTGATCGTCTTTGAGCATCGATACGGCGGGATTGGCTTGGAGGAACTCAAACATGCGGCGGTCTCCGGCTAGTTGGTTGTTTTTTGATTCGCAATTGAATCGCGATAGCGTGCCTTAGCGAAAGCAACTTGCATGCCCGCTCATGAAGCGTCGCGGGCAGACGCATTGGGTTGCAAACTGACCACTGCCACGACAGGTTGAACGCGTGCCGAGGGAAAACTACGGCAGCGAGCCATCGGCGAAATGGTTGTCAGTTATGGCGTTAGCTCGACTGGCGCACGGATCGCGCGATCGGCCCGCAAATTGCGGATCTGTGGCTGATCCTCCTGCCACCAATCAACAGAAATCAACGGAGGAAGAGATGCGGTGTTCATCAATAAAGGCTGCTTGCGGATTGCTCATCATGGCCGCCGCCGCTGCGGCTCAGGACGCGGGACCCGGTCCAAGCGGGGATGCGACAAGCAAGCAATACGACGTCGTCGTCGTTCGCGCAGGTAGTTTGAGCCAAGGAGTGTTGGTCTTCACGCGGGCCGGCGACAACTCGGGCGTTCCGACCGACGGCAATGACATTGATGAGAGCCTGCCGACGACGAACGACGCTTCGGCCGATGGGACCAACCCGGTCGCGAGCGGCGACTTCGGCAATGTCGGTAATCCGAATGGCGCGACAGGCAATACCGCGGGCAACACGTCGGGCTCCGTGAATCAGAACATGACGACGACTCCCGCGACGGGAACTACGAATACCACAGGTACTGCGACTGCGACCGGCGAGGCGGCGGCTGCCCAGCCCGCAAGTTACTGGACCACTGCCCGGGCCAATGGCCAAGTTGCGTCGCAAACAAATGACGCCAACTCCGCCGATTACTGGACAACAGCGCGGGCTCGCGGCGAGGGAAATGCCGATGTCTCGGTTGGTGCCGCCAATGGCAATGGAAGTGGCCAGGCGCCTTCGTCAGTGCTGACGACCGGCGGATTCATGGCCGATTTTGCCGACGAGACTTCGATGGGAACTTGGTATTCGATCAACTTGGGCGGCTTTGCCTTATGGTATGCGACCAGCGAGTCGACCGAATCGCCGGTGAGCTACGTGGGCTATTCGACGGCGGAAACGATCTTCGGATACACCGCCGCCGGCACTGGCGGGATGATGGAAACGATGTTTGCCGGCAGTTTCTTCATGGGAACCGCTACGGATGACGTAGATCCGGCGAGCGACACGCAGTAAGTCTTTTCTGGCAAATGGCTTGCGTTGGGAGCTGCGGTTTTTCCGGTTTTGCCGAGCTGTCTGATTTCGCCCTTGAAACAGGGCGAAGAGCCTCTTGTGGAAAACGGCTGCGACCTGTAGATTACGCGTTTCCCCCAATCGGATCGAGATCGGCTGCGACGTTGTTTTCGTCGCAGCGCACCTGGAGAGACGTCGTGGCTGGCACGCATTACGGCACTAAGACCTACATCGCCAAACCGGGCGAAATCGCTGAAAAATGGTGGCTCGTCGACGCTGCCGACAAGACCGTGGGTCGCCTCGCGAGTGACATCGCCATGGTCCTCATGGGCAAGCACCGCCCGACTTACACCCCGCACGTGTTGACCGGCGACGCGATCGTGGTCATCAACTGCGAAAAGGTCCATTTCAGCGGCCGCAAGTGGGAACAAAAGACCTACGCTTGGTTCACGGGTTACACCCGCCAACGCACTGTCACGGCCGCCAAGCGTCAAGCTGCGAATCCGGACCGCATTTTGCGTGATGCCGTTCGCCGCATGCTGCCGAAGAACAAGCTCGCCACCAAGATGCTGGCCCGGCTCAAAATCTACAGCGGCACGGTTCATCCGCACCAGGCTCAGCAGCCTGAACCGCGGGAAATGGGCGTCAAGTAGTTCAATTTCATACAAATGACAATTCATCCGATATAGAGCGTAGATAAACATGGTTGCAGCGAAGAAAGACAAACTGACGGGTGACGCCCTCGGCACTGGCCGCCGCAAGACGGCTGTGGCTCGCGTTCGCCTGCGTGCCGGCAGCGGCGTGGTGACGATCAACGATCGTCCCCTCGAAGATTATTTTTCCGTCGAAACCGACCGCATGAACGTGGTCGAAGCTCTCGAAGCAACCGGCCATCGTGGCGACATCGACGTGATCGTTCGCGTTGCTGGCGGCGGCCCCACTGGCCAATCGGGCGCCATCCGCATGGGCATTTCCCGCGCGTTGCTCGCCATCGACACCGAATCGTTCCCCACGCTCCGTGGCGGCGGTTTCCTCACTCGCGACTCGCGCATGAAGGAACGCAAGCACTACGGTCTGCGTGGTGCCCGCCGTGGCACGCAGTTCTCGAAGCGTTAATTCGCCGAGCATTGCCTGGCAGCTTGAACTGCCACCTAGATCAGCCTCTCCAAAACCCGCGATCAACCGATCGCGGGTTTTTTATTGCGCCTAAGTCGTCGATTCGCTCCGCGATC is drawn from Anatilimnocola floriformis and contains these coding sequences:
- a CDS encoding FG-GAP-like repeat-containing protein — its product is MAGWFSHWFSQASKQNKRRARRLRGAAERNARRFLPLAEGLEDRRLMAVYSVTSLASSGGSVTVLGHAGTLSDPYLATSLSAAIADANASTAADTIVFDSSLTAAGPATITLNTVGDTTAGPSAFGITSPITIQGSTTNNGITLSGNNDKRLFYVSSAGSLTLNALTLSNGRAQGGTGGGGGAGLGGAIFNQGTLNLVQSTLSGNLAQGGDGGSSSNGGGGMGLGTTSSVGGGPNGGGYPVVAGGFASGGGFGSLVAGGAGGFGGGGGGAGSYAGGNGGFGGGGGRGNSVGNGGFGGSSAAGNALGGGGGGMGGAIFNAAGTVSITNSTLAQNSAIGGAGPNGGINGSAFGGAIFNLNGTLNLRNSTLAANTLDGGPIAATRTPGVKLGGAVFTLGLDNVYVSGTHTGATIGMASGAVVTSFNTIFANSVGGSDFFNNNSTFSGSNNLGTQTSGLPSGVSTTTTAALKLGALQKNGGPTATMALGAGSVAIGLGIDTTQAPYSLTTDQRGGLYSRKVDGTVDLGAVEFLTDFTDLGALGLPGVNTGTPTVAWGDYDNDGLLDVALIGYNGDFLAKIFRNTGNGSFVDIGASLIPIINGSVSWADYDNDGRLDLLITGRTRSNASVAHLYHNDGGGAFSPVNSGLVGNRYGSAAWGDYDNDGRLDVAIQGRVADNTTISRIYRNNGNGTFSDINAGLQASAYGSFTWGDYDNDGDSDLLATGNQNGTFTIRLYQNRGNGAFVNIPVAIQGVYRGDAAWGDFDNDGDLDIVLTGRSNIGAIARVYRNEGGGSFSDINAGLPGLDYASIAWGDFDNDGDLDLVMTGRNSSLQLQASVYSNLSGAFTLTSSLTGMSYGTVTPADFDNDGDLDILQVGRVGGASDAIAKIYRNNTVVTDTAPVAPTGPQSTVNSTTSATLSWAATTDAKTPATGLSYNLRVGTTPGGSDVYSSMADATTGVRRIAARGPIQGTSYTLNGLTSGATYYWSVQAVDTALKGGAWSSERSFSLVVPEIDVRGNSVSIVDGDTTPSTTDSTDFGNTVAGGTIVRTFTIANTGSAALNLTGTPKVSISGANAGDFTVITPPDATVSPGGSTTFKIAFTPSANSLRTATVTIANDDPNEGTYDFAIQGTGLAAGLVVYVDYSAESHTLRVFGRDLGDQLAIATTANNTVQISANSTITLTGDAVANPNFTGGGSTLVTINTAAANAPADTLKVFALDGDDVLNFGLGSTSTGVGSVALDLGAGAGDVVDIGTTNITGDLTSTGGSVAVLVDASIATHGGAINLTGLGINVPSRRLGISVRSGATLDAGGGNITLTGTAFPAASYSNYGVDVNGGTVKTTGTGQVTITGTGGNGSAGNNFGVNLRVAAKVSAGDGGIRIIGNGGGTASTEMGVHIATGSLVAATGSGAVYVEGTGSANGTTQNYGVMVSDSGTKVSAENGLVTITGTANNGAAPSGNNSTNRGVVIMASAQVTAGNGGVNITGTGGGASTIEDGVAVLSGATVSATLSGAVTITGTGAAFGFRNYGVRVEGTGTKVSTESGLLTFKGYGGGSSSTSVPNSYNHGVTIGNDGQVTTVDGGITITGTGGGRSSNERGVQIFGAGLVSATGSGAVSISGTGSATSTYNSPGVLISDTDTKVSTQTGLLTITGTGGGTNPSGATNNNVGVKIDLGAQTTAGAGGISMNGTGKGTGSADHGVMITGGSLVQTTSTGNINIQGTGAGSSSSSGVFISGSRLIAADGAVTMTGTAGSGSGTQNQGVSLFNAIVTSSGAVSIAGTGGASSSGSSNDGVLIQATAITSTVASANAPIITGTNGAGSNSVRFVTTATPNTLNLTLGLAPSAGTQLGIIHVNGNGISGTFGNIADNSTVTLPYNSVNNLFYSDYTSGANGKDFTLTVNAAPTINSSIVAIAPTTEDAISAVAGVSSMLGLLNYSDTAVAGLSGIAVISSTGNGDWQYTTDGNTWTSFGTTTTAQSLLLSSGSQVRYVPDQINGEDPSFTFRGWDQTSGVPSAYSLPSRANTTATGGSTAFSVQSANFRVSVTSINDAPTATIMPTSYSVGEQTTLNLKNNGLAVADVDAFGGSVTVTLSVTEGTLTASAGMSEATVSDSGTGSITIKGTIAQINALLSSDSTSTLSYFNSSDAPNPAVTLTLSINDEGNTGGSALTGSDTATINIAAQNDAPTATIAWSSVDVNENFTYDLKNNGLSVGDVDAGSNAVTVTLTVTDGILNVTAGGSGAMVSGSGTASVTIVGTIAKINALLNTDATSTVVHVNNNDAPSSHTTLTLAIDDGGNTGTGDSLSASDTATFNISAVNDPPTATITPSTYNASEQTILNLKNSGLTVSDPDAGSGSMTVTLTVTEGTLSSTAGTSGATISDSGTGSVTIKGTIAQINALLNSDGTSTLSYFNNLDAPSPAVTLTLSINDNGNTGGDALTGSDTATINIAAQNDPPTLNPAGPISLPEFTSNGTTVVSLSASDPDGTTSFNWSIVDGDTDGAFSISNTGVIAVSNSSALVFATNPTFNLRVQVSDGELSDTKIIVINLTEVDKFDFGDAPASYGIAQHLAINGGVKLGALRDTENASQFSANATGDDTNGVDDEDGVTFGSTTLVPRFNSTITINASAAGVVDAWIDFNRNNIFDSNERVASGLNVASGLNTLIVTVPDSAVAGTTFARFRISSTSVSSPTGLANSGEVEDYQLTIQPLAPGSAQVIDDPENPGPSNPDVLVINGRDNVNDAIVVRTTATGVVTVYIAPNLAVGNFQLASFGRIVIYGGSGNDSIVVESTAAKPITKATTIYGDAGNDTISGGSGPDTIIGGDGADTMAGNAGNDIFIGGAGNDNIVGGADFDRIIEQPGAAIITATNLRLGLFADTYSQIEQIELTGTTGADNLVFSNVTANVLINGQGGNDTLMYIGDGNFVLTDALLTRTAGTAVSTVTMAGITEATLTGGATNNKFTVTGWSRPLTVNGAGGTDTIEAAGSDNFTLTPTLLQRTGKPSINLSAVEDAVLTSTTGAVDSKFTIDNWLGTANLAAGAGTDTLTVIDNGSSTTLSNTSVTRTGRGTITHNGFEAAELIGGAAANTMNASTFSGKLLIDGQGGNDTLTSGAGTAIVLGGEGNDTLAAGSGPAVLVGGNGNDTLKVTGVPTAGVNAGHAILIGGAGVDNLTGGLGQDLLIDSSTDFDLQIAELANLLAHWTINAPYATRSVQLASDLDGQLNPDGVVDTLTGGSTALDLFFANLTGSVLTKDKLPDLNKPGTEIAKNNI
- a CDS encoding hemerythrin domain-containing protein, giving the protein MFEFLQANPAVSMLKDDHDRVKKLFAQFETAKTRPAKRKIVREVLTELKVHAAIEEEIFYPAVRKPIGKEIMNEADEEHHVAKLLIAELDAMDGSESHFDAKFTVLAENIRHHIKEEENEMLPKAKGVKVDFAALAEKMMHRKEQLLQNGVPAVGEERMVRASRGQGDSPAQAAKRKAPKKVAKRKQHA
- the rplM gene encoding 50S ribosomal protein L13, giving the protein MAGTHYGTKTYIAKPGEIAEKWWLVDAADKTVGRLASDIAMVLMGKHRPTYTPHVLTGDAIVVINCEKVHFSGRKWEQKTYAWFTGYTRQRTVTAAKRQAANPDRILRDAVRRMLPKNKLATKMLARLKIYSGTVHPHQAQQPEPREMGVK
- the rpsI gene encoding 30S ribosomal protein S9 — encoded protein: MVAAKKDKLTGDALGTGRRKTAVARVRLRAGSGVVTINDRPLEDYFSVETDRMNVVEALEATGHRGDIDVIVRVAGGGPTGQSGAIRMGISRALLAIDTESFPTLRGGGFLTRDSRMKERKHYGLRGARRGTQFSKR